A single region of the Silene latifolia isolate original U9 population chromosome 8, ASM4854445v1, whole genome shotgun sequence genome encodes:
- the LOC141594039 gene encoding xyloglucan-specific galacturonosyltransferase 1-like encodes MAIPMRSKKSKITKKTVNKENSIFDSSKILAFSLLAVLIIFIWSSSTSILSDTTVRICATSRKFNLFCEIPLPVINVIQKESHFPPSASQSAPSNNKEMVNARKEVERQVSVLRSYIAKSKALNALNCDGRGIYVYDLPTKFNKDLLAKCKEITWLDFCKYLSNDGIGEPLLELGNGWYNTHQYSLEPIFHSRVLNHPCRVKTAEEANLFYVPFYGGLDVLRWHFKNVSNDLKDALSHELVDWLKSQSSWRRNFGLDHVLVLGKITWDFRRSGNGTWGTGLLGLDGLDRVFKLLIERHPWEINEVGVPHPTHFHPRSDKEILDLQAQLRRTHRVNFISFAGASRNSSESIRSRIIDQCTSTPDKCTFLDCENQACFSPVPVIKLFMKSEFCLQPAGDSPTRKSLFDSLVAGCIPVLFNPLTAYYQYAWHLPEDYRKYSVYIDQDDIRSSKVNVVEVLVKIPLKEREKMRKYIIFELMPRLVYADPRAKLEIFEDAFSIAMNNLLERSRISRLH; translated from the coding sequence ATGGCGATCCCCATGCGAAGCAAGAAATCGAAGATAACCAAGAAAACAGTAAATAAAGAAAATAGCATCTTCGATTCCAGTAAAATCCTAGCATTTTCCCTTCTTGCTGTTCTAATCATATTCATCTGGTCGTCTTCGACATCAATTCTGTCCGATACCACTGTCCGCATTTGTGCAACTTCTCGAAAATTCAACCTCTTTTGCGAAATTCCACTTCCTGTGATCAATGTCATACAAAAGGAGTCACATTTTCCGCCTTCTGCCTCTCAAAGCGCGCCTTCTAACAACAAAGAGATGGTGAATGCAAGAAAAGAGGTCGAAAGACAAGTATCAGTCCTACGATCGTACATTGCAAAATCAAAGGCCTTAAATGCCTTAAATTGTGATGGGAGGGGGATATATGTGTATGACTTACCTACAAAATTCAACAAAGATTTACTAGCGAAATGCAAGGAAATAACATGGCTCGATTTTTGTAAATACTTGAGCAACGACGGGATAGGCGAGCCTCTCCTCGAGCTAGGGAACGGTTGGTATAACACTCATCAATACTCGTTGGAACCGATTTTCCACTCTCGAGTTTTAAACCATCCTTGCAGGGTTAAGACTGCTGAAGAAGCGAACCTTTTTTATGTGCCCTTTTACGGTGGTCTAGACGTTTTAAGATGGCATTTCAAAAACGTCTCTAACGACTTGAAAGACGCCCTCTCCCACGAGCTGGTCGACTGGCTTAAGTCGCAAAGCTCGTGGAGAAGGAATTTCGGGTTGGACCATGTGCTTGTCTTAGGGAAAATTACTTGGGATTTTCGTAGGTCTGGAAATGGTACCTGGGGGACGGGACTATTGGGTCTTGATGGGCTTGACAGAGTGTTTAAGCTTCTCATTGAAAGACACCCGTGGGAGATCAATGAAGTCGGTGTCCCTCACCCGACTCACTTCCATCCTCGCTCAGATAAAGAAATTCTCGACTTACAGGCTCAATTGAGACGTACCCACCGCGTTAACTTTATCAGTTTTGCAGGGGCTTCAAGAAATTCCTCGGAGAGCATACGGTCTAGGATCATCGACCAATGTACCTCGACTCCTGATAAATGCACTTTTCTTGACTGCGAGAACCAGGCATGTTTTAGCCCGGTTCCTGTCATTAAACTATTCATGAAGTCAGAGTTCTGCCTGCAGCCTGCAGGGGACAGTCCAACAAGGAAATCGCTATTCGATTCCCTAGTTGCTGGTTGTATTCCAGTCTTGTTCAATCCACTCACCGCGTATTATCAGTATGCATGGCATTTACCTGAGGACTATCGGAAGTACTCAGTGTATATCGATCAGGACGATATAAGGTCGTCGAAGGTAAATGTGGTGGAAGTGTTGGTGAAAATCCCTTTGAAAGAGAGGGAAAAAATGAGGAAGTATATAATCTTTGAGCTTATGCCTAGATTAGTGTATGCTGATCCAAGGGCAAAGTTGGAAATTTTTGAGGATGCATTTTCAATTGCTATGAATAATTTGCTTGAAAGATCAAGAATTAGCAGATTGCATTGA